One Bdellovibrionota bacterium genomic region harbors:
- a CDS encoding XRE family transcriptional regulator, with translation MMKPKKVSQIPPSDWPTDKEWKAIEKDLLKTIPSLILPINASPVDRIKYDLCEQFVRYCIAKNINQRKLAIKLGIGEARVSEIVHYRYQRFTIDKLVKLLSIIKPSIKLKVA, from the coding sequence ATGATGAAGCCTAAAAAAGTATCCCAAATTCCTCCTTCTGACTGGCCTACTGACAAAGAATGGAAAGCAATTGAAAAAGATCTTTTGAAGACGATCCCATCTTTAATACTGCCAATCAATGCATCGCCAGTAGATAGAATAAAATATGACTTGTGCGAACAGTTTGTTCGTTATTGTATAGCAAAAAATATAAATCAAAGAAAGTTAGCAATAAAATTAGGGATTGGAGAAGCAAGAGTTAGTGAAATTGTACACTACAGATATCAAAGATTTACAATAGATAAGCTCGTTAAACTTTTAAGTATAATTAAACCCTCTATAAAATTAAAAGTAGCATAA